From the genome of Blautia pseudococcoides, one region includes:
- a CDS encoding LacI family DNA-binding transcriptional regulator, whose product MKENISLKDIARMCNVSISTVSKAMNDRPDISSIKKAEIRKVAKEMDYVPNYMASTLKSKHTRNIGVLLSETTGQGLMHEHLARILNSFKDTVEERGYVLTFLNASSSPNRLSYMEQCKYMRFDGVFILCADYHLSEVRDLLVSNIPLVVVDHVLPKHINIASNQRGDMRRLLQFVYERGHRRIAYIHGQNCEVTRDRLEAYKNFMRVHDLPLVRAYIYSCPYRDVERAAAFTRAILSVPEKPTCILYPDDLTAVGGMGTIQEMGIRVPEDISIAGYDGISIASIIRPRITTINQDTVSMGIQAGNKLINRIEFPEMETKGETVVVDGRVEPGESVSVI is encoded by the coding sequence ATGAAGGAGAATATTTCACTAAAAGATATAGCCAGAATGTGCAATGTTTCTATTTCTACAGTCAGTAAAGCCATGAATGACAGGCCGGATATCAGCAGTATAAAGAAGGCGGAAATACGCAAAGTGGCAAAGGAAATGGACTATGTACCAAATTATATGGCATCAACGTTGAAAAGTAAACATACAAGGAACATCGGAGTATTGCTGTCTGAGACAACGGGGCAGGGGCTTATGCATGAACATTTAGCAAGAATTCTGAACAGCTTTAAGGATACGGTAGAAGAAAGAGGATATGTATTGACCTTTTTAAATGCCAGTAGTTCTCCCAACAGGCTTTCCTATATGGAACAGTGTAAGTACATGAGGTTTGACGGAGTGTTTATTCTTTGTGCGGATTATCACCTAAGCGAGGTCAGAGATCTTCTGGTTTCCAATATACCATTGGTGGTTGTAGATCATGTACTTCCCAAGCATATCAATATTGCTTCTAATCAGCGTGGAGATATGCGCAGACTGCTACAGTTCGTTTATGAGAGAGGACATAGGAGAATTGCTTATATTCATGGTCAGAACTGTGAAGTTACAAGAGATAGGCTGGAAGCTTACAAGAACTTTATGAGGGTGCACGATCTTCCTTTGGTGAGAGCGTATATATATAGCTGTCCTTACCGTGATGTGGAGCGTGCCGCGGCTTTTACCAGAGCAATTCTATCTGTGCCTGAGAAGCCCACATGTATTCTGTATCCAGATGATTTGACAGCAGTAGGAGGGATGGGCACTATACAGGAAATGGGTATTCGTGTGCCGGAAGATATATCTATTGCCGGGTATGATGGTATAAGCATTGCAAGCATTATCAGACCCAGAATTACGACGATTAATCAAGATACAGTTTCTATGGGAATACAGGCAGGCAATAAGCTGATCAACAGAATAGAATTTCCCGAAATGGAAACAAAAGGAGAAACGGTTGTGGTGGACGGAAGAGTGGAGCCGGGAGAGTCGGTTTCTGTTATATAA
- a CDS encoding ABC transporter substrate-binding protein — protein sequence MKKRGKMISILLSTAVAASMLAGCGGSGETKENKERAESQSDEKESEKDDSALAEGADNELGYKGELSLMHYSTSEESEGNGGSDGFRSVIAQWEKSHSDITLNQSVLSNDDYKTQIATQAAADDLPDIFLLQGMNTRAWAEQGLVLDMTDIIKESPYYDSYNTDFFTPFTVDGKTYGFPVLTTGTCTVVMYDKQAWKDAGYDSFPDNWEDVKEADKYFKENGFSETIAFGNGGKWQINSCFLSVIGDRFTGSDWFQSLVDKGGASFEDQKFVDALTFTQDIFASGIFNEDFNAIGNEDAREYYISQDAPSYICGNWDVSYIQATLKEEDPELYKNTGFAVLPQPEEADGASDTQNIGLGYAVAISAKLADDPDKLAAAIDFAEYVTGPAFAKYVGENYALQGLTQTEVDLSGFDQYTQDFYNYSYVDTETCEIYDSYINSAVWEVLNTEVQSMLNGDTTPEEVVKKTQAAYEENY from the coding sequence ATGAAAAAGCGCGGTAAAATGATCAGTATCTTATTGAGCACAGCGGTAGCGGCAAGTATGCTGGCAGGTTGCGGAGGAAGCGGAGAAACTAAGGAGAACAAGGAAAGAGCAGAGTCACAGAGCGATGAAAAAGAAAGTGAAAAAGATGACTCAGCATTAGCAGAGGGTGCGGACAATGAACTGGGTTATAAAGGTGAGCTCTCTCTTATGCATTATTCTACTTCAGAAGAATCAGAAGGAAATGGAGGCTCTGACGGATTCCGTTCTGTAATTGCTCAGTGGGAGAAGTCACATTCTGATATTACACTGAATCAAAGCGTACTTTCTAATGATGATTATAAGACACAGATTGCTACACAGGCAGCAGCAGATGACCTGCCGGATATATTTCTGCTTCAGGGAATGAATACAAGAGCCTGGGCAGAGCAGGGGCTTGTTTTGGATATGACAGATATTATTAAGGAATCGCCTTACTATGATTCCTACAATACAGATTTTTTTACTCCGTTTACAGTGGATGGAAAAACTTACGGGTTTCCGGTTTTGACAACAGGTACCTGTACAGTTGTAATGTATGACAAACAGGCATGGAAAGATGCGGGATATGATTCTTTTCCGGATAACTGGGAGGACGTAAAGGAGGCTGACAAATACTTTAAGGAAAACGGGTTTTCTGAAACTATTGCATTTGGAAACGGAGGCAAATGGCAGATTAATTCCTGCTTCTTGTCTGTTATCGGAGACCGTTTTACAGGCAGTGACTGGTTCCAGTCTTTAGTTGACAAGGGAGGAGCTTCTTTTGAAGATCAGAAGTTTGTGGATGCATTGACATTTACACAGGATATTTTTGCATCGGGAATCTTTAATGAAGATTTCAATGCTATTGGAAACGAGGATGCCCGTGAATACTATATTTCACAGGATGCTCCTTCTTATATCTGTGGTAACTGGGATGTAAGCTATATCCAGGCAACCTTAAAGGAAGAGGACCCTGAGCTTTATAAAAACACAGGTTTTGCAGTTCTTCCTCAGCCGGAAGAAGCAGATGGTGCTTCAGATACACAGAATATCGGACTGGGATATGCAGTGGCAATTAGTGCAAAGCTTGCAGATGACCCGGACAAGCTTGCGGCAGCAATTGATTTTGCAGAATATGTAACAGGACCTGCATTTGCAAAGTATGTGGGAGAAAATTATGCTCTTCAGGGACTTACACAGACAGAAGTGGATTTAAGTGGTTTTGACCAGTATACGCAGGATTTCTATAATTATTCTTATGTAGATACAGAAACATGTGAAATCTACGATTCTTATATCAACAGTGCAGTTTGGGAAGTGCTTAATACAGAAGTACAGAGTATGTTAAATGGGGATACAACACCTGAAGAGGTTGTTAAGAAGACACAGGCTGCATACGAAGAAAATTATTGA
- a CDS encoding beta-mannosidase yields the protein MIKQSLNAQWLLQKKGSAEVFPASVPTSIYTVLAENGQIPQPYWKGNEDLVRDVINDDFIYTCTFTPSKELLKEDTVFLHFDGIDTLGDIYLNNVHLGKTINMHRTWEFDITSHLKEDGNQLQVVLHSPLLAAEKAFDQCPTRGTEDAWDGFSHIRKAHYMYGWDWGAHLPDAGIFRDVTLLGITKARIDSMYITQRHESDKVTLKFSPTFLCADNLNNFCTLKELNTPDSPDFSYSVTITDPDGTSVILTENPIEADIQSPKLWYPNGLGEQPLYTVTLALTYKGNILDQWQKKIGLRTLTMSTEADEWGNSFAHEINGIKVFAMGADYIPEEHLLGRISSEKRRQLLIDCKLANFNSVRVWGGGYYPDDEFFDLCDELGLIVWEDFMFACSVYELTPEFEENITQEFIDNIKRIRHHACLGLWCGNNEMESFVNDGEWVSKPSEVRDYLFMYERIIPQVLKQYDPDTFYWPSSPSSGGSFDAPQDPDRGDVHFWQVWHGNKPFSEYRKYFFRYLSEFGFQALPSVKTIQEGISDDPDDWNIFSYVMEKHQRNNGANGKIMGYLQQTYKYPYDFSSMIYASQLLQADGIRYGVEHFRRNRGRCMGAVYWQLNDCWPVTSWSSIDYYGRWKALHYYAKRFFAPVMISCEEQNWMTASADMNRQHFAFEKSIHLNVTNETTLQRHVTVKWALRNADASIVKEELQEITVAPFSAYWLDKVLLPEIDVFNQYISYEAAENNEIFSQGTVIFSYPKYFNYLNPNLQATIKGNEIIVEADTYAKSVEILNKKEDLVLEDNYFDMNSGIRRVKILRGKPEELRIRSVYDIGRTCC from the coding sequence ATGATAAAACAATCTTTAAATGCCCAATGGCTCCTGCAGAAAAAAGGCTCCGCAGAAGTATTCCCTGCCTCTGTCCCTACCAGTATCTACACCGTATTGGCAGAAAACGGACAGATACCCCAGCCTTACTGGAAAGGAAACGAAGACCTTGTAAGGGATGTAATAAACGATGACTTCATTTACACCTGTACCTTCACTCCCTCAAAGGAACTTCTCAAAGAGGATACTGTATTTCTGCATTTTGACGGGATTGATACTCTAGGTGATATTTATCTCAACAACGTTCATCTCGGAAAAACTATAAACATGCACCGCACCTGGGAATTTGATATAACCTCTCATTTAAAAGAAGATGGAAACCAACTGCAGGTTGTACTCCACTCACCTTTACTGGCGGCAGAGAAAGCCTTTGACCAATGCCCTACAAGAGGCACCGAGGATGCTTGGGACGGTTTCAGCCATATCCGCAAAGCTCATTACATGTACGGCTGGGACTGGGGTGCACACTTACCAGATGCCGGAATCTTCCGCGATGTCACACTCCTGGGTATTACAAAAGCACGAATTGATTCCATGTATATAACCCAAAGACATGAGAGCGATAAAGTAACCCTTAAATTCTCTCCCACCTTTCTATGCGCAGATAATTTAAACAACTTCTGTACACTGAAAGAGCTAAATACTCCCGACAGCCCGGATTTTTCCTATTCCGTCACTATAACCGACCCTGACGGCACTTCCGTTATCCTGACGGAGAACCCGATAGAGGCAGACATCCAATCCCCGAAGCTCTGGTATCCCAACGGACTTGGAGAACAGCCCCTTTACACGGTCACCCTGGCCCTTACATATAAAGGAAATATCCTTGATCAGTGGCAAAAGAAAATCGGACTGCGTACCCTGACTATGTCTACGGAAGCGGATGAATGGGGAAACTCCTTTGCTCATGAGATAAACGGTATCAAAGTGTTTGCTATGGGCGCAGACTACATTCCTGAGGAACACCTTCTGGGAAGAATCAGTTCTGAAAAAAGACGCCAGCTTCTTATTGACTGTAAACTGGCTAATTTCAACAGCGTCCGTGTATGGGGCGGTGGTTATTATCCTGATGATGAATTTTTTGATCTTTGTGATGAGCTTGGTCTGATTGTATGGGAAGACTTTATGTTTGCCTGCTCAGTATATGAGCTGACACCAGAATTTGAAGAAAACATTACCCAAGAATTTATTGACAATATTAAGCGTATCCGCCACCATGCCTGTCTGGGACTGTGGTGCGGCAACAATGAAATGGAATCTTTTGTAAATGACGGAGAATGGGTATCGAAGCCCTCTGAGGTCCGGGACTATTTATTTATGTATGAGCGGATTATCCCCCAGGTTCTGAAGCAATATGACCCAGATACGTTCTACTGGCCCTCCAGTCCCTCCTCAGGTGGTTCTTTTGACGCGCCTCAGGACCCGGACAGAGGAGATGTTCATTTCTGGCAGGTGTGGCATGGAAACAAGCCGTTTTCCGAATACAGAAAATACTTTTTCCGTTACCTCTCAGAGTTCGGCTTTCAGGCTTTACCTTCTGTGAAAACCATTCAAGAGGGCATAAGCGATGATCCGGATGATTGGAATATATTCTCCTATGTTATGGAAAAGCATCAGCGGAATAACGGGGCAAATGGTAAAATAATGGGATATCTCCAGCAAACTTATAAGTATCCATACGACTTTTCCTCTATGATATATGCCTCACAGCTTTTACAGGCTGACGGCATCCGCTATGGGGTGGAACACTTCAGAAGAAACAGAGGAAGGTGTATGGGAGCCGTATACTGGCAGTTAAACGACTGTTGGCCTGTAACCTCCTGGTCCTCCATAGATTATTACGGGCGGTGGAAAGCACTTCATTATTACGCCAAACGCTTCTTTGCCCCTGTGATGATCTCCTGCGAGGAGCAGAACTGGATGACAGCCTCAGCAGACATGAACCGACAGCACTTTGCTTTTGAGAAATCTATTCATCTTAATGTAACAAATGAAACCACCCTCCAACGTCATGTAACCGTAAAATGGGCACTGCGCAATGCTGATGCTTCAATTGTCAAAGAAGAACTACAGGAAATTACAGTGGCCCCATTTTCTGCTTACTGGCTTGATAAGGTTCTTTTACCTGAAATAGACGTGTTCAATCAGTATATCAGCTATGAAGCAGCGGAAAATAATGAAATTTTCTCACAGGGAACTGTGATTTTCTCCTATCCCAAATACTTTAACTACCTAAATCCAAATCTTCAGGCAACAATTAAAGGAAATGAAATCATAGTTGAGGCGGACACTTATGCCAAAAGTGTGGAAATCCTGAACAAAAAGGAAGACCTGGTACTGGAAGATAACTATTTCGATATGAACAGTGGAATACGAAGAGTCAAAATTCTCAGAGGTAAACCGGAAGAACTTCGTATTAGAAGTGTCTATGATATTGGAAGAACTTGCTGTTAG